The following are from one region of the Deltaproteobacteria bacterium genome:
- a CDS encoding UPF0489 family protein has protein sequence MSELHLRLAGVTRLALDGRGPRDGYVFDPHRLALPCWALALQEHNAGPALLVTFDRHLDLAVPKEPTRVPEREAGVLALDAHARLELDVRNIDHIVAAMEAGVVGDVLCFARARPQGALESGTYADRRGRAHHIDVAPTLEDWLDGGGRLAHDGPALLDIDLDCFSSPSDADPRAILPWPQELVRDALLPEGSADFWGALLPKTLALTLAREPYHVGGLLAANRLFEVAAPVLFEELLGGRVP, from the coding sequence TTGAGCGAATTGCACCTGCGCCTCGCCGGCGTGACGCGGCTCGCGCTCGATGGGCGCGGCCCGCGCGACGGCTACGTGTTCGATCCGCACCGGCTCGCGTTGCCGTGCTGGGCGCTCGCGCTTCAGGAGCACAACGCGGGCCCGGCGCTGCTGGTGACGTTCGATCGCCACCTCGATCTCGCCGTCCCCAAGGAGCCCACGCGCGTGCCGGAGCGCGAAGCGGGCGTGCTCGCCCTCGATGCGCACGCGCGGCTCGAGCTCGACGTGCGCAACATCGATCACATCGTCGCGGCCATGGAGGCCGGCGTGGTGGGCGACGTGCTGTGCTTCGCGCGCGCGCGTCCGCAGGGCGCGCTCGAGAGCGGCACCTACGCCGATCGGCGGGGCAGGGCGCACCACATCGACGTCGCGCCCACGCTCGAGGATTGGCTCGATGGCGGCGGCCGGCTCGCGCACGATGGCCCCGCACTGCTCGACATCGACCTCGACTGCTTCAGCTCACCGAGCGACGCGGATCCGCGCGCGATTCTCCCTTGGCCACAGGAGCTCGTGCGCGACGCGCTGCTGCCCGAGGGCTCGGCCGACTTCTGGGGCGCCCTGCTCCCGAAGACGCTCGCCCTCACGCTCGCGCGCGAGCCGTACCACGTGGGCGGGCTCCTGGCTGCCAATCGGCTCTTCGAGGTGGCGGCGCCGGTGCTGTTCGAGGAGCTGCTGGGCGGGCGAGTTCCGTAG
- a CDS encoding ribonuclease J, with amino-acid sequence MGLRLVPLGGLGEIGMNAMVVEANGRRLLVDCGVLFPRLERGRGFDVYVPDLTYLRQQLGALDAIVITHGHEDHLGALPLLLREVQVPVYGGPFALRLLENRLEEYDIEADLHTMRAGDRFSAGPFEVESIHVNHSIPDAMGLAIRGEFGAVVHTGDFKIDPTPFEGKPTDLEAFKRARGATVLLSDSTNAEREGTTPSETVVAKTLREIVEGATGRVVITMFASHLIRLQQLIEVCAATNRKLVVVGRGMTENLRIGQELGMLRGASAVVIHEDQLDQLKPHEVMLATTGAQGEPRSALWRMTFDPEWKHRIRAGDLVVFSARAIPGNELSIQELVNGLWERGATVLTGESHIGDGHIHVSGHASRDEQRQILEAVRPETFIPIHGEARQLARHIHLAREAVPDAQCLLARDGDIVDFAAPGSAQVTGQAPFGRVAQATRAGPLVPRETILLRGQLSEGGVVSVLLLIDRSSGMLLRSPELHGLGLVDPNGLMLLRAREDVRDELATLSDYARRDPNEIREAAIRAVQRTFRKQYERRPAVQALVVEV; translated from the coding sequence ATGGGCTTGCGCCTCGTTCCCCTCGGCGGTCTGGGCGAGATCGGCATGAACGCGATGGTGGTCGAGGCCAATGGCCGTCGACTGCTCGTGGATTGCGGCGTGCTCTTTCCGCGGCTCGAGCGCGGCCGCGGCTTCGACGTCTACGTTCCCGACCTCACCTACTTGCGCCAGCAGCTCGGCGCGCTCGACGCCATCGTCATCACCCACGGCCACGAAGACCACCTCGGCGCGCTGCCGCTGCTGCTCCGCGAAGTGCAGGTGCCGGTGTACGGCGGGCCGTTCGCGCTGCGGCTCCTGGAGAATCGCCTCGAGGAGTACGACATCGAGGCGGATCTCCACACGATGCGCGCCGGCGATCGCTTCTCGGCGGGCCCGTTCGAGGTGGAGTCGATCCACGTCAACCACAGCATCCCGGATGCGATGGGGCTCGCCATTCGCGGCGAGTTCGGCGCGGTCGTCCACACCGGCGACTTCAAGATCGATCCCACGCCGTTCGAGGGAAAGCCCACCGACCTCGAAGCGTTCAAGCGCGCGCGCGGCGCGACCGTTCTCCTCAGTGACTCGACGAACGCTGAGCGCGAGGGCACGACGCCCAGCGAGACGGTGGTGGCCAAGACGCTGCGCGAGATCGTCGAGGGCGCGACCGGACGCGTGGTGATCACCATGTTCGCGTCGCACCTCATTCGGCTGCAGCAGTTGATCGAGGTCTGCGCCGCCACCAACCGCAAGCTCGTCGTGGTCGGCCGCGGCATGACCGAGAACCTGCGCATCGGGCAAGAGCTCGGGATGCTCCGCGGCGCGAGCGCGGTGGTGATTCACGAGGACCAGCTCGACCAGCTCAAGCCGCACGAGGTGATGCTCGCGACGACGGGCGCGCAAGGCGAGCCGCGCTCGGCGCTCTGGCGCATGACCTTCGACCCGGAGTGGAAGCACCGCATCCGCGCGGGCGACCTCGTCGTCTTCTCGGCTCGCGCGATTCCCGGCAACGAGCTCTCCATCCAGGAGCTGGTGAACGGGCTCTGGGAGCGGGGCGCCACCGTGCTCACCGGGGAGAGCCACATCGGCGATGGGCACATCCACGTGTCCGGCCACGCATCGCGGGACGAGCAGAGGCAGATCCTCGAGGCGGTTCGGCCCGAGACCTTCATTCCCATTCACGGCGAGGCGCGGCAGCTCGCGCGGCACATCCACCTGGCGCGCGAGGCCGTGCCCGATGCGCAGTGCCTGCTCGCGCGCGACGGCGACATCGTGGACTTCGCCGCGCCCGGGTCCGCGCAGGTCACGGGGCAGGCGCCGTTCGGCCGCGTGGCCCAGGCGACGCGCGCCGGCCCGCTCGTGCCGCGTGAAACCATTCTGTTACGTGGGCAGCTCTCCGAGGGCGGCGTGGTGAGCGTGCTGCTGCTCATCGATCGCTCGAGCGGCATGCTCCTGCGCTCACCCGAGCTGCACGGGCTGGGCCTGGTGGATCCGAACGGGCTCATGCTGCTTCGCGCGCGAGAGGACGTTCGCGACGAGCTGGCGACGCTCTCGGACTATGCGCGCCGCGACCCCAACGAGATCCGCGAGGCCGCCATCCGCGCGGTGCAGCGCACGTTCCGCAAGCAATATGAGCGTCGGCCCGCGGTGCAGGCGCTCGTGGTCGAGGTTTGA
- a CDS encoding YajQ family cyclic di-GMP-binding protein, whose amino-acid sequence MPSFDTVSKIDMQELDNGINQAKKEIGSRYDFQGAQATIELAPDKKTIQLKAINEGKLEATREVLYQKIAKRGVSLTHVETGKMEPGAGQSMKQTITLVQGIAIEKAKKLVAAVKDSKLKVQASIQGDSVRVTSKSRDELQECMKLLRSKQDEFQITLSFENFRD is encoded by the coding sequence ATGCCTTCGTTCGACACCGTCTCGAAGATCGATATGCAGGAGCTCGACAACGGCATCAACCAAGCCAAGAAGGAGATCGGCTCGCGCTACGACTTCCAGGGCGCGCAGGCCACCATCGAGCTCGCACCGGATAAGAAGACCATCCAGCTCAAGGCCATCAACGAAGGCAAGTTGGAGGCCACGCGCGAGGTGCTGTACCAGAAGATCGCCAAGCGCGGCGTGAGCCTCACCCATGTCGAGACCGGCAAGATGGAGCCGGGCGCCGGCCAGAGCATGAAGCAGACGATCACGCTCGTTCAGGGCATCGCCATCGAGAAGGCCAAGAAGCTCGTGGCCGCCGTGAAGGATTCGAAGCTCAAGGTGCAGGCCAGCATCCAGGGCGATTCGGTGCGCGTCACCAGCAAGAGCCGCGACGAGCTGCAGGAGTGCATGAAGCTGCTGCGCTCGAAGCAGGACGAGTTCCAGATCACGCTCTCGTTCGAGAACTTCCGAGACTAG
- a CDS encoding HAD-IA family hydrolase, whose translation MIQLITFDIFGTVLDWRRGLAESCAAAGRPLRDGEFDRVVDHQGASEQRAFQRYRQITSRSLIDVLGLAPDKADSIGASLGHWPLFADSPAAMARLQKIARCAATTNSDLAHRAGVEAQLQQPMDGWICAEEVGAYKPDVRVWQHASKAMNVPFSRDWWHVSAYADYDLKTAMELGLTCVFVQRPHARPGPHHLAVRDLAELAEVASR comes from the coding sequence GTGATTCAGCTCATCACCTTCGACATCTTCGGCACCGTGCTCGACTGGCGTCGTGGCCTGGCCGAGTCGTGCGCGGCTGCTGGGCGCCCGCTGCGCGACGGCGAGTTCGATCGCGTCGTCGATCATCAAGGTGCATCGGAGCAGCGCGCGTTCCAGCGCTACCGACAGATCACCTCGCGGAGCCTCATCGATGTGCTCGGCCTCGCGCCCGACAAGGCCGATTCGATCGGCGCGTCGCTCGGGCACTGGCCGCTCTTCGCCGACTCGCCGGCTGCGATGGCGAGGCTCCAGAAGATCGCGCGCTGTGCGGCCACGACGAACAGCGACCTCGCGCATCGCGCGGGCGTCGAGGCGCAGCTCCAGCAACCGATGGACGGCTGGATCTGCGCGGAGGAAGTCGGCGCATACAAGCCGGACGTGCGCGTGTGGCAGCACGCGTCGAAGGCGATGAACGTGCCCTTCTCGCGCGACTGGTGGCACGTGTCTGCGTACGCCGACTACGACCTGAAGACCGCGATGGAGCTCGGGCTCACGTGCGTGTTCGTCCAGCGCCCGCACGCGCGACCCGGGCCGCACCACCTCGCCGTGCGCGACCTCGCCGAGCTGGCCGAAGTCGCGTCGCGCTAG